The stretch of DNA ACAGAATTGCTAAAATCTACTTTTACAAAATCGGCAATGCTTCAGACGGTTATGAAATATGGACTTGTAAAAACAGATAGTATACCGGATTTTATTGCTACTGTTTCTAAAGCTGCAAAAGGGGATCTTGATGAAAGAATCGAAATAGAATCAATTCACATTGATGGAGATATGGCCAGTGTTTTTACCCCTTACCAGTTTTATTATAAGGGCCAGTTTTCCCATTGTGGGGCTAATAGTTTCCAATTGGTAAAGCAAAACAAGCAGTGGAAGATCCAATATGTGATCGATACCAGGAGAAAAGAAGACTGTGAAAATATAAAATAAGATATAATATAACAATGAAAATTCATCATATAGCTATCATCGGCTCAAACTATGAAATATCTAAAAAATTCTATACGGAAATTCTGGGATTGAAGATAATCCGTGAAGTATACCGTGAAGAAAGACAATCCTATAAGCTTGATCTTGCTATTGGAGACCATTATGTAATTGAACTGTTTTCATTTCCGGATTCTCCTGCAAGGCCGTCTCGTCCTGAGGCTTGTGGCTTAAGGCATCTCGCATTTTCTGTAGAGAGTGTTTCTACAAAACGAAATGAGTTGCTTGAAAAAGGGCTGAATTGTGAAGATATACGGATTGATGAGTTTACGGGAAAAGAATTTTTCTTTACCCAGGATCCGGATCAGCTTCCTTTAGAGTTTTATGAAATGTAAGTTTTAGTGGGCATAGCCTGTAAAAAAGCTAATAGCCATAATAGCTAAAACGATGGATGAAATCACAACATAGGTGTAATCTTTTTCTTTGAGATATCCTATAAGTGCAAAGACAATCCTCATAAGCGGGGTGAATATGAGAACAAGAATTCCCAATTGAATGATGGCCATACCTTCACCCTTACACAAGGATTCCCAAAAGAGACTCCATACTTTTTCAGAAGAAGAACCCGTTTCCAATGCGGAATAATTTTTAGGCATTTTGAAGCCTTCTAAAAATAGCTTTATAAAGCCAACAAGAGATATGGCTACGGATAAAATAACCCCAAGCCTTAAAAGGTTTCCCACCGAACGGTTTAAATCAACATCTGTGAAATTCTTTCTCATCGGAAACTTTGATTTATTCCGTTATACATCATATAAATTGACAAAATAGTGATCACAATAGCAAAGAATGTTTTCAGCTTTTTTGTCTTGGACACCATTAAGGTTTTTGAACCTATGAAGCTTCCTATAACTACTCCAATTAATACGGGAGCTACAATGACAGGAATAATCTCACCTCTTTGAAAATAGATCAGAGAACTTGCTACAGCAGTAACCCCAATCATAAAGTTACTGGTCGTTGTAGAAACTTTGAAAGGTAATTTCATCATATTATCCATTGCTAATACCTTCAAGGCTCCTGAGCCTATTCCTAAAAGACCGGACATAGCCCCTGCAAACATCATCATAAAGAATCCCGGGACCGTATTTCTTGCGGAATAACTTTTAACTATCCCTTTGTCCGGGAAAGTTCCGTAAAGCTTTAGCTTATCTTCCAGACTTCCTTTTATCAAAGGTTCCTGATGATCGGGTTTACCTTTAAGGTTTAAAATGACGGTAAGAAGAAGAATGCTTGCGAAAATAATTCCGATGGTATTCGGATTAAGTATTCCGGATACAAGGGCTCCTACGATAGCTCCTGCTGTAGTGGCTATTTCAAGAAACATTCCGATTCTCATATTGGTAAATCCTTCTTTAACAAAAGCGACAGCAGCTCCCGAAGAAGTTCCTACGACAGAGATTAAAGAAGCTCCGATTGCGTAATGCATAGGGACGCCAAAACCAAGCGTCAATAAAGGGATGATGATAACTCCTCCTCCTAAACCGGTAAGCGAGCCTAAAAGGCCGGCAGAGATTGCTCCAAGAAAGAGAATGATGATTTCTGACATGAATACAAATATAAAACTATTGGTGTTTTCTGCCAAACTTTAAAAAAGATAAATTTGATGTATTTTTGTGTGACTAAAAAAATGAAAATGAAATTATTCTATATTATCCTTGGTGCTACTCCTAAAGGTAGGAATATTGAACAGCATGATGTATTCTTTGGTATCGGAGAAAGCTTAAAAGATCTGGTTCCTGACATGAAAGATTTTTGGAAGGAGGCAGAAGGAAAAATTCATCTTGACTGTCATCAGGAAGTAAGGTTTGCTGACGGATACGAAGTGAAGATTGTTGAAAAAACAGATCGTCCGTCCCAAAATCAATTGTATTTTATTAACCTTGGAGGATACAAGAAAGGGTATTTTGAAGAATTTCATGAGCAGCATTTAATGGTTGGAGAATCAATGGGTGAAATTGTGAAGAGAGTAAAAGACACCGAATTTTATAAAACAATGGGTTTTGATACTGCAGTAAGTCATATTGATGATAAGCATGGAGTAGATATTGATGATATTTATAATGTTAACGATATTCTTCCGGAAAAGATGAAAGAAAAGTACTCCATTATACTGGAAAAATCTGATGCAGAAAATCAGGAAAACCCTATTGGACTTGGGTATCTGAAAATAGATAAAGTATAATCATAAATAAAACATTTGAGCCGGCTTAAAAGCCGGCTCAAATGTTTTAAGGCTCTAGTCGGTAAAAAGAAATCGATTCCAGCTGAGTGAAGTTTTCAGGCAGTTGAAAATTTGGGCGATGGAATATAAAATTTTATCTTTGCACATTCTTACAAAGATAATTTCCGGATCTTTTTATAAAGAGATAGGACCGAAGAAATTGCCCTTTTTTAATCTTTGTGGTGTAATTAAAATATATCTAATAAAAAATAGAATGAAAATAGGAATTTTAGGAGGTGGACAGCTGGGAAGAATGCTGATACAGAGTGCGTTAAAATATGATGATGAATTTTACACTCTGGATCCCGATTCTGATGCACCTTGTCACAATATCTCTTATTTTACACAAGGGAATTTCAATGATTTTGAAACAGTTCTGAATTTTGGGAAGGATAAGGATGTTGTAACGATTGAGATCGAGCATGTGAATGCAGATGCATTGGCAGAGCTGGAAAACCAAGGGGTGAAAGTGGTTCCGAATTCTAAAATCATTAAGACAATTCAGCAGAAAATTCTTCAAAAGGAATTTTATAAAGCTCATCATATTCCAAGTCCGGAATTCCAGGTAGTCTGGAATAGTGACGAAAAAATTATGATGCCATTACCTTTTGTGCAGAAAATGAATACAGGAGGATATGATGGAAAGGGAGTTCAGGTTATTAAAACGGAAGACGATTATCAGCATTTATGGAAAGAGGCTTCTGTGATAGAAAGCCTTGTAGACATTGATCAAGAACTTTCTGTGATTGTTGCCAGAAATGAAATGGGGGAAACCAAAACTTTTCCGGTTACGGAAATGGTGGCTGATCCCAAACTGAATTTATTGGATTTTAATATCTGTCCGGTTTACTTAAGTGAAGAGGTTCAAAAACAGATTGACTCAATTACTGAGAAATTTTTAAATGTGGTGAATTCTCCAGGGCTTTTTGCCATTGAATTATTCCTGGATAAAGAAGGGAAAGTCTGGGTGAATGAAACGGCTCCAAGACTGCATAATTCCGGGCACCAAAGCCAGGAAGGAAATGCTAATTCTCAATTTGAGCAGATGTACCGTGTGGTAAAAAATTTACCTTTGGCTGATACGGATGCTGTTACTTATAGTGGAATGCTGAATTTGGTAGGCGCTGAAGGATATGCGGGGAAAGTGATTTATGAAGGAATGGAAGAGGTATTAAAGCTTCCAAAGACCTATGTTCATCTTTATGGAAAAACAGAGACCAAATCAGGAAGGAAAATGGGACATATCAATGTATTGGCGGATTCTAAGGAAGAGCTGATGGAGAAGCTGATTAAAGTAAAAGCAATGGTCAGAGTGATTGCATAAATCTTAACAATAAAATAAAAAGACTGCTGAAGAGCAGTCTTTTTATTTTGTATCTGTATAATAGATTTTTTATTTCATTCTATCATTGATTTCATTCTGTAAAGTATCTATTTTCTCTCTTAGTTCATGACTAAGTTTGCTAGGATAATCTTTCATTTTTTTCAAATTGAATGCTAAGATTACAGAAGCAATTCCTACAAAAATAAAGGATAAACCTGTTAAGACTACTAATGAAATTCCTGAAAATATAGGATTAGCTAAAAGCATCAAAGATAATATGATCCCCAGAACGCTGAAAATAGCAAGGTTACCCCAACTAAGTATATGGGCATCTTTTAGATCAAACGAAATTCCTAATAATTGAAAAGAACGGAACATTACCGTGAACCCTACAATGAATGGCAAAATACTCATTGAAATATGAGGATAAGATACCAGGTAAATTCCCATAATCAGGGAAAGCAGTCCGGTTACCAGATATAAACCCCATCCGTTTAAGAGTTTAGCATTATTAACAGCGAAGAAGATATCGGAAAGACCCGATACGATAAACGATACGCTAAAAAGGATGGATAACGCTAAATAGGTTTCAACAGGAGATGAGAATACATAACCTCCACATGCAATAAAAAGGATCCCTAAGATAAGTGGGATGTACCAGTGTTTTACTGAGTTTCTGAATGATTTTAATAAATTTGGCATAATCAGTGTGTTTTTGTTGCCTACTTTGGGATACGGTGTTCGGCTAGTCCGTGTTTTTAATAAGTTTAGATATTGAATTTGATATATAGATTCATTAATAAAAAGCAGAAACTTTTCAATGGTTACAGTAAGCTCATCATTTCATTTGCTCTAATTT from Chryseobacterium piperi encodes:
- a CDS encoding nuclear transport factor 2 family protein, whose product is MKYKIVGITLLLGVLCFGQNSENSEIEKPIRNLFLAMKNADTELLKSTFTKSAMLQTVMKYGLVKTDSIPDFIATVSKAAKGDLDERIEIESIHIDGDMASVFTPYQFYYKGQFSHCGANSFQLVKQNKQWKIQYVIDTRRKEDCENIK
- the gloA2 gene encoding SMU1112c/YaeR family gloxylase I-like metalloprotein; this translates as MKIHHIAIIGSNYEISKKFYTEILGLKIIREVYREERQSYKLDLAIGDHYVIELFSFPDSPARPSRPEACGLRHLAFSVESVSTKRNELLEKGLNCEDIRIDEFTGKEFFFTQDPDQLPLEFYEM
- a CDS encoding DUF1634 domain-containing protein, whose product is MRKNFTDVDLNRSVGNLLRLGVILSVAISLVGFIKLFLEGFKMPKNYSALETGSSSEKVWSLFWESLCKGEGMAIIQLGILVLIFTPLMRIVFALIGYLKEKDYTYVVISSIVLAIMAISFFTGYAH
- a CDS encoding sulfite exporter TauE/SafE family protein, whose product is MSEIIILFLGAISAGLLGSLTGLGGGVIIIPLLTLGFGVPMHYAIGASLISVVGTSSGAAVAFVKEGFTNMRIGMFLEIATTAGAIVGALVSGILNPNTIGIIFASILLLTVILNLKGKPDHQEPLIKGSLEDKLKLYGTFPDKGIVKSYSARNTVPGFFMMMFAGAMSGLLGIGSGALKVLAMDNMMKLPFKVSTTTSNFMIGVTAVASSLIYFQRGEIIPVIVAPVLIGVVIGSFIGSKTLMVSKTKKLKTFFAIVITILSIYMMYNGINQSFR
- a CDS encoding DUF1543 domain-containing protein, whose translation is MKLFYIILGATPKGRNIEQHDVFFGIGESLKDLVPDMKDFWKEAEGKIHLDCHQEVRFADGYEVKIVEKTDRPSQNQLYFINLGGYKKGYFEEFHEQHLMVGESMGEIVKRVKDTEFYKTMGFDTAVSHIDDKHGVDIDDIYNVNDILPEKMKEKYSIILEKSDAENQENPIGLGYLKIDKV
- a CDS encoding 5-(carboxyamino)imidazole ribonucleotide synthase produces the protein MKIGILGGGQLGRMLIQSALKYDDEFYTLDPDSDAPCHNISYFTQGNFNDFETVLNFGKDKDVVTIEIEHVNADALAELENQGVKVVPNSKIIKTIQQKILQKEFYKAHHIPSPEFQVVWNSDEKIMMPLPFVQKMNTGGYDGKGVQVIKTEDDYQHLWKEASVIESLVDIDQELSVIVARNEMGETKTFPVTEMVADPKLNLLDFNICPVYLSEEVQKQIDSITEKFLNVVNSPGLFAIELFLDKEGKVWVNETAPRLHNSGHQSQEGNANSQFEQMYRVVKNLPLADTDAVTYSGMLNLVGAEGYAGKVIYEGMEEVLKLPKTYVHLYGKTETKSGRKMGHINVLADSKEELMEKLIKVKAMVRVIA
- a CDS encoding HdeD family acid-resistance protein, translated to MPNLLKSFRNSVKHWYIPLILGILFIACGGYVFSSPVETYLALSILFSVSFIVSGLSDIFFAVNNAKLLNGWGLYLVTGLLSLIMGIYLVSYPHISMSILPFIVGFTVMFRSFQLLGISFDLKDAHILSWGNLAIFSVLGIILSLMLLANPIFSGISLVVLTGLSFIFVGIASVILAFNLKKMKDYPSKLSHELREKIDTLQNEINDRMK